The region GGCTGAACGAATTTGGAAGCCTTTTTCATCTAGgcgagaacaacaacaaaattcaacatggccgccagcaAGTCCAGAGGTAAGGAAACTGAGTCAGTTGTCTCGGTCTTTAAATCAAAAGAAGGAAGTGTGAAAATTAACCAGTCTGGTGTACAGTTGAAATTTGAATTGTATTTTTATGTGTTAAGCCGATAACTATGGGCTTATATCTGGATAAGGGTAACATTTTGATGGTCACGTCAGTCACGTACACAAAATTTAAACGTACGTTATGTGCGACGCTACGTTCAAAGCATATCACATATTTCCTGTTTGAAGTCAGAACTCGTTAAATTGTGTCCTTACTATTTCTTGTCATCTAGAGtataaacaaggacattatataggacatAATATCCTTGGTATGATATATGgaatataatttttggtataGTTTCTCtcagaaaaagaacaaaaatctcGTCACttatgaaactgatgaaaaaaatCCCATGTTTCTGTTCCTCATTTTCGCATAAAACAGATAAAAAGCTGTTGTCAAACGCTCGTTATCATTGTGATCTTGGAGGATTCTCAAGCTGTGAATAGAGAAGGAGAGCACATCCTGATCGCAATGGCTACAAGGTTTGGTCAAAAATTGTGTAAATCTGATTATGAAAAGCGGCAAAAAGATATTTGTTTCAAGTTCATGAAGGAATGCCAAATCAGCAATGTAGATACTGGCTTTGAATTTTTCCCCTGGTTACTTTATTGGGAAATAAGAATGGTTAGATGTTTGAACCATTCACCTTGTACTATGTCTGACCCTGACTAAAAAGAATCTTTCTGTTCCAGTCATTCTGATGCAGAGAACCCCATTGTGGCAGAGGCTGAGGAACTAGCCAGGTTCTACATCCAAACAAAAATCAGCAACAGGAAACCCACTCCACCCAGCAAGACAGCAGCCACTCTACAGAGAACCGCAGACGAACTACTGGAACGGCACCAGTATTTCTTCAACGGCATGGTCAACAGGTTGCAGATCTCACCTGAAACAAGCTACACCACCTTCAAGAATGTAGCGGATGAAATGTTAAAGGACCAAACAGTCAACTGGGGCCGAGTCGTTGCCCTGTACGCCTTTGCCGGCAGAATAGCCGTCCACTGTCGAGAGCAGAACCCAGAGGTGGCTGAAACAGTCGGGGAATTTCTGGGAAAATACGTCGGAAGCAACCTTGAAGGTTGGATCAAAGAAAATGGAGGATGGGTGGGTATTCATTTTGATCTCTGAGTCCAAGCAAATATTGTATTTGTAGGTCCTTGCTGTGGTTTTGTTCATCTTTCAGCACCTCACACTTATTGAAAGATGTGCAAAATGCCACCACAAGGCATACAAAGACAAGCAGGGTATAGTCATACTGCATACTGTCAGTCCCTATACTATACGTAAGTTGTATGAATTACCATAATAAGATATGTCGAGAAAAACACTCATATTTCTTAGTAGAGGAagtagcccatttcctcatTTGTATTTACCTATTGTGTAAAAAATCCACTTGAAAGACTCACCCACCTTAAACTAACAACCTGATCACCTTGTTGTGGCCCCTAATATGGCCAGGGTCCCAAATGGGCCAAGGTGAAAGAGGATGTTTATGTCTAACAGAACTTTTTTCTATGGAAAAACAAGTGGGTGTTTTTCTTGGTTTCTGTTCCCCCAATTTTTTCTGCTGTAAAACCAAAATGAAAGATCATTTGAACAGTCCACATTTTGAAAGTTGTTGAGGAATATTGCTGTCTTCAAGGAGGTCAAGCCCAGAGAAGGTAATGTAAGAACCATTTGGGTCCCATCCATTTTGGTCTCATTCTGTTTGGCTGGATGGTATGAAAAATTGAAAGCTTTTTGACTTAACACAGAAAAAAcccaacttaaaaccattggAAATAAGTACATTTTGTCTTAGAAAGCCTGAAATGTTGACTTCCTGACTACCATACTGTATGCACATATGACTTGAGGGGAAGTCATGCCATGGGTCAATGACCTAAAAGTCAACATTTCCAGGTAAAAGATGACACATGTCCTCAGTAAGGGTCACTGACCCTGGGCAAGTCTGGGCTTGGTAACTCCATAGTGCTCTGTCAGCCCTAATTTCACACCCAAGAATCCTCCATGATGATTCGCACATTATTTACACGTTGCCTTGCCTTGTTTTACAGGAAACCTTGAACAATGTGTTCCGGAAGGATCAACCCGTGGAAGTCACCCTTCGGAACGGACTTCTCTTCACCGCAGCTGCACTAGGCGCTGCCGCGACTGTTCTCAAGCTCATCTCTTGAACCACTGATGCAGTATCACACGACGATCTGTTCCCAAGTTGCTTTACCCAGCATTTAAAGACTTTCACTGTCAAATATACTGACTGTAACCCATGGGTCTGTTAAGATTGGTTTGCTTCACAGAGATATGCTGGAAGGATAAGTTTTTGCCTCTGAACATTTTGGCATGTCTTTGGGAAGCACATGGAATGAAGTGTCAACACATGTTGGGCAGGGATTCAGTGGCAGCTATAGTGCAAAATTACAGGAACTTGATTGATTGAGAAAGAAGCTTGTGTTGATATTTCATTCCATGTGGCTCCCACAGGCACGCTGTGTGATTCAAAGACAGAGAAGTGTCCCCGCTTGTCTCTGGTGACATTAGGTGATGAAATCTCAAGCATAAAGTAGTGAATCATACGTCACATAGAGGTTAGTCAGACAAACATGGCACAAACTACACATAGTGTAATTATCAGCTATGGTCTATTACTTGAGACAGATTTGTAGAATTAAGTTTGGGAAATTGTAAAGGAGCCACCTCATGTCTGATGATCTTGCATCATTCCTGGAAAAGTGTTATCCACAGTGCCATCTAGCAGAGAGATGTTTCTGAATGACAAGTTCAGAAAACTCACTCCAACAAAAGCAATACGCCAAGGCTAATGATCTCTCTTGACAGACCTGAGGTGACCTCTCATACTGTACCGTTATTACAACATAGTTTGGAGAAGCACAAAGTGCCTTTTGTTTATATGTTTAACAGATGTATCTATCTTTGCTTATTAATTTCTGTGCATAATTTGTATATGGTGTGCATTCCACTCTGTAGATGTGGTGAGGAATGTATTTGAGCCGTCATGAAGCATGTGGACAATGATAGGAAGGATACTTCTACACAGACGAAGTTGTGCTAAGTTGCAGTAGAGGCCTAGCTGTGTATCAATGGGCCAATTCTGTACAGCTGCAGGAGTAATCAGCAAATTTAACCAGGAGGTTTTCTTAGGATTACTGTCCTGAACTTGGAAGAAAGGAAACTCAGAGGATATTTTGAGGATCAAAGAAAGATGAGTCCGTGATGAAAAATTGTCTACTTTGTAATGATgacttttgtatttgtatgataTGCTGTGCATTTGTAAAATTGTACTTGTAAATGTGGTATATCAGTGAACTTGCAAGTGAGGGATAACTGCCATTGGTGCTGGAAACTGCCTTATACGGTTATTTCAAAATGTAGTAATTAACATTTCTTCCTTTCCATCATTGGTCTACAAAATACCTTCTGTGCTTAGATGTAGCATGGTCATATCCGATCTTGCCAAAACTGCAGACAGTTCCAGTATAACACACACTGGTCTGTACAGATGAACAGAGTGTACGACTGTAACTCTCTGGTAAAGACTTGAGAACAGTTTGGACTTGTGTACAGATGTTGACTTGTGTGCTGTCCTGTTACAGTGGCTGAGTGTGTGTGCTGTGTTGGAAGGCCAACCAAGGTGATAGGTGAAGGTAAAGGGAATGGTCCAGGCCTGTGCAGATCTTCAGAAAGACCCCTCCTGTGTGTTCTCTGGGAGAGTACAAGCAGGAGGCTCCACTGAGGATCTGAGCTTTGCCTGGAGACTGTAAGTCATTACACAAAGGTAACAGACAGTAACAGGGTTGTGTACATTCTTGCAATCAGCAAGCCTGTTGAGGGTGGGTGTTCCTTGGTTGTGTATGGCCTGGTATCACATTCTACATATGCCACTATTTTTACTTCATCATGTGAGAAACCttcaaaggtttttttttcagtggatATTTTTTCTTATCATGATGACTCATTCTATTGAGAATCTCAATTCAATTGATTTGTTTACTTTCAGGAGTAGCTTTGATGACTCATCAGTCGATGACAAAAAGAGATGATGCAAAGTGTTTATTCTTCTGGTAACCACCAAACTCAGGTCCCCCAGGCTACAGGATCATTACACTGCACAATGGTGTGCTATTTTTAGAATTTGATCCATTTCATTAATGCCTAAATTTGTTTTGAGCATCTTTTCAAAATCCTGTCACAGAAGTTTGGCAGCTTGGTTCACAAATAACTGTTTTACTTCAGTATTATGTAGGACTCAACATATGTTATGAGAAACACAATGCAAGAACGGTGTCAGTAAACCACTTAGTTTACTGAATTGTGCTCCACTGATGGAAGGTATAGTTAAGTTGTAAATCAGGCCTGTGATGAGAAGGTGTTTCAACATGGGATAGCAAATTGCGGGTAGGAAATATTAGCCAGACTGGCAACATACTAAACGGAAATGTTGCACACAGGAGTGTGAAAGTAATGAAGAAGGACATGATTTATGCTGGTTTGGGAGACACTCAATGTTGCCAGTGAAGCcatcttcatttttgttatggTCTTTTAAGAACATTTTATTGGTTTAAACTTAACCCTGTCGATGCTGACTTCTATGGTACATAAAAGGTCCccaagcagggagaaggttatttttttcaggttttGTGCTTTCGTTATAGAAGATGAAGTGCACATTGTGTTTTTGGTTTTAGAGATATGTTTTAACAATCAAATAAAGTATATGTCGTACATCATGAAACCTTTTGTTGTGGTCATTTTGTAATAAACAAGGATTACTGAAATTCAGTTGTTAAATTGGCAGGAGGAAGATTAAATCAAAATTTCACTTTTACAATAATAAACAGTAATAAACCAGCaatcacacacatatacactgGACATGTATGCTAATTTACTTCAGCAAAGAATACGTTTAATAAGTACAAATGTGCAAGTGACCCTGAAACATAAATTCAATATCTACATCTTGCATAGAACAAATGATGATAAAGGTGATAAGTACACCGATCGTTTTGCTTTACAATATCCATACAAGGCCTTTGAACATAGATCTCCTTTGCTCCCTGTTATCCCTTCTGCCCCTTGTAATAAAGTAATTAAACTGCTTTAAAAAATGTACTCTGGAAATTTGTGGGGGTACATAGGTAATGAGTGGGTGGGATGGGCTAGCTATGGCTTGCCTTATATGGAATAAGAAACGTCTAGCCAACAGGTGACTCCAGATCGATTACTTTTATAAACATCCTGTACATATCGGTAGATCAGGTATCTAAGTGTTTGAGGTTGCCGACTTGTAAAATGTTCCATATAATACTAAACTGTTGCTTGTTAACTGCAGCCGAGCAAGTCTTATACACGAACTGATTTTTCTCCCCCTGGACAACTCCATAATCTCGCGGTCAGTGGATAGCGTTaccaaaacaaaatacacacacgTATCACCATAGTAACCTGACAATGCCCTGATTTTCCACTCTTTGGTTCGGGTACAAAGGTGGAATGCGTCCCAGGTAACATTGACAAAAGCGCGCCAGACATGTCCATACGTGTGAAGGCGCGCCACTTGACATGCGCACCTGTATCCACCTGTCGTGACGTCACATGACCGGAAGTGGTGGGCAGGTGAGGTGGGCGGGGGACGGCCCAACGTATGATCATTTCTGGGAAAGTATTGCATCAGAGGGAAACGACAGCAAAAAAAGGAGACGTCACGTGAAAAATAGGATCTAGGATTAGGAACCCACGCCTCGCACCTTGTGAAAGTACTACACGTCATTGGCGCGAAGTGACTGGTGTGAACAGGGGCTTTTCCTAACACTCCCGAGAGAACTACTCAGAGAGAGGACACATTTCTGACTTTCCGTGGGATTTATTTTGAGGTAGGTGTACAGAAATGTAATCTATTTCTTACATGTCGAGAGAAGATTTCGTattttgacatgtacatgtatttctggtatCAATTGGTTGGACGAATATTTTTGTAAGATAAAGGTGAAAGTAAAAATGAACCAACCCTGTGACACATGAAATGTCGGACAAAAATTGACTAGAGTTTAAAGTAAGGCGATAGGCAATACACGTTGTATTTGCAATTGGTTGTACAAGTTACTAGTTAcgattttatgtcttttccgGGTAGGCGTGGTCACTGACGATCGACACGTTCGTGCGTGACATTTTCTCGGGTATAGACGTTTAATGTGAGCTATACGCCATTGTGGTACTTTATA is a window of Branchiostoma lanceolatum isolate klBraLanc5 chromosome 8, klBraLanc5.hap2, whole genome shotgun sequence DNA encoding:
- the LOC136440940 gene encoding anti-apoptotic protein NR13-like isoform X2 — protein: MSAASPQPPPTGLSPTSGCPGLSQLLGRQQKTVGLNEFGSLFHLGENNNKIQHGRQQVQSHSDAENPIVAEAEELARFYIQTKISNRKPTPPSKTAATLQRTADELLERHQYFFNGMVNRLQISPETSYTTFKNVADEMLKDQTVNWGRVVALYAFAGRIAVHCREQNPEVAETVGEFLGKYVGSNLEGWIKENGGWETLNNVFRKDQPVEVTLRNGLLFTAAALGAAATVLKLIS
- the LOC136440940 gene encoding anti-apoptotic protein NR13-like isoform X1, encoding MVGSTTQPHPILLTKTGEFYCSPPSSLLLARTGRKPKMSAASPQPPPTGLSPTSGCPGLSQLLGRQQKTVGLNEFGSLFHLGENNNKIQHGRQQVQSHSDAENPIVAEAEELARFYIQTKISNRKPTPPSKTAATLQRTADELLERHQYFFNGMVNRLQISPETSYTTFKNVADEMLKDQTVNWGRVVALYAFAGRIAVHCREQNPEVAETVGEFLGKYVGSNLEGWIKENGGWETLNNVFRKDQPVEVTLRNGLLFTAAALGAAATVLKLIS